The following proteins are co-located in the Seriola aureovittata isolate HTS-2021-v1 ecotype China chromosome 7, ASM2101889v1, whole genome shotgun sequence genome:
- the trim33l gene encoding E3 ubiquitin-protein ligase TRIM33 isoform X1, whose product MSSLLNMETTGDPGNGLSQQCCSCVSSSSRCWCVDCREALCDDCVVAHRRVTVTRSHRILNQKPDQSTTDQSTTDQSTTDQSTTGQSTTGEISAPPTKFCRHHPSEPLKLYCFTCYQYTCRDCQLMAHMNHRYQFVTEALVNMKKQLEAWVQPIRAQRETVRRSLQDMETRLRDIARGESQLKTELQSSYKICSEILQKRMRDILEEVKKASQSECVWIQRRMEKLKKLQEKQLLLTKTTDKARNIQELSALFTWSAHIKCQLKDVRDQDPSPPQTMSQLQVLVDGKTMGNLLNFGELKVTWIPFSVSQTSNQNTPDTSSPYPAVTPPTSTSLAPSCKTLPQTRTTNDTASLVPVQHPPSSLSSLSLPPPPKTRTSTSNQSCLPPSSCPNLNQPTQPVQSQSSSTLTLVSQQLPIRSGLSLSKALSPSCTVQLVQPAVVLNQPTLVPLITAQTQTVYQVSGSSVALYPVMPQLPQLLLCQTVSCPPVSGSCQNLPAASAENSISVGQSHTAAPNHCTLTDESSAAHTRLLASQRLICDSAPHPSSLKHQPQSTVVMAEADSACDHKVPEEAAKPQEPAENRPTSTVTEGTKPSGKPSLPKTEDRDTEGPSVGGLSPSTENKPTFMVSEGTKPSGKPSLPKTEDSDTEGPSVGGLSPSTENKPTFMVSEGTKPSGKPSLPKTEERDTEELSSVIGQQNFNLRRRQSKVSLFRLQLSQPRPGCPRPGVSLPVENIPTVSVSEEPKPSGKPSPPQTEDGDTEGPSSVIGQKDFSLSQYQPRVSLLRLPLSLPRPGRPLPGFILIPGDTEDEVYVEEVGEDSQSYVDDVSDDLWDSTDPLSSPSSPVTLQILSCSACGSAHASIICLSCSRGYHRDCHLPPVGPDIWSEWICSLCQDLSDPSDPYSSERPQSPQSPCLSLLDQRRCESLLLQLKVEGCTPLSEVGDVWSRLTLISERLTLRRSPHYRTAAEFLSDIWRLFKATSSSQDDLVLNKLQETFHLRLKETFSSELHHPPVTPPSSERGERSADLHQDPPDTDTNQSRLKDTRKRLRDFLTLMGPSGAKRTKTDKTEE is encoded by the exons aTGAGTTCTCTTCTCAACATGGAGACAACAGGAGATCCAGGAAACGGCCTCAGTCAGCAG tgctgcagctgtgtctcctcctcgtcCAGATGTTGGTGTGTGGACTGTAGAGAAGCTCTGTGTGACGACTGTGTGGTGGCTCATCGCAGAGTCACTGTGACCAGATCCCATCGGATCCTGAACCAGAAGCCAGATCAGTCCACTACAGACCAGTCCACTACAGACCAGTCCACCACAG ACCAGTCCACCACAGGTCAGTCCACCACAG GAGAGATCTCGGCTCCTCCCACCAAGTTCTGCAGACATCACCCATCTGAGCCGCTCAAACTCTACTGTTTCACCTGTTACCAGTACACCTGTAGAGACTGTCAGCTGATGGCTCACATGAACCACAG GTATCAGTTTGTCACTGAAGCACTGGTCAATAtgaagaagcagctggaggcctgggttcagccaatcagagcgcagagagaaacagtgaggCGCAGCCTGCAGGACATGGAGACTAG GCTGCGGGACATCGCCCGGGGGGAGAGTCAGCTGAAGACGGAGCTGCAGAGTTCTTATAAGATCTGTTCTGAGATCCTGCAGAAGAGGATGAGAGACATCCTGGAGGAGGTCAAG aAGGCGTCtcagtcagagtgtgtgtggatcCAAAGGAGGatggagaagctgaagaagctgcaggagaagcAGCTCTTACTGACTAAAACCACAGACAAGGCCAGAAACATCCAGGAGCTGTCCGCTCTGTTCACCTGGTCGGCACAT ATCAAGTGTCAGCTGAAGGATGTTCGAGACCAGGACCCGTCTCCCCCTCAAACCATGTCCCAGCTGCAGGTCCTCGTTGACGGGAAGACTATGGGAAACCTTTTAAACTTTG GTGAACTTAAAGTTACATGGatccctttctctgtctcacaaaCCTCCAATCAGAACACTCCAGACACCTCCAGCCCCTACCCTGCTGTCAcccctcccacctccacctctctggCACCTTCCTGCAAGACTCTTCCCCAGACTAGGACCACTAATGACACTGCCTCACTTGTTCCAGTACAGCATCCCCCTTCGTCTTTGTCATCCTTGTCCttgcccccccctcccaaaaCCAGGACCTCTACGTCCAATCAGTCGtgtctgcctccctcctcctgcccaAACCTCAACCAACCAACTCAACCTGTTCAGTCTCAGTCCTCCTCGACTCTGACGTTGGTGTCTCAGCAGCTGCCTATCAGGTCAGGTTTGTCCCTGTCCAAAGCTCTGTCTCCATCCTGTACTGTTCAACTCGTCCAACCGGCTGTAGTTCTGAACCAGCCCACCCTCGTTCCCCTGATCACAGCTCAAACTCAGACTGTGTACCAGGTGTCCGGCAGCTCCGTCGCCCTCTACCCAGTCATGCCTCAGTTGCCTCAGTTGCTGCTCTGTCAGACTGTGTCTTGCCCTCCGGTCTCAggaagttgtcaaaatcttcctGCAGCCTCCGCAGAAAACTCAATCTCTGTTGGACAGAGCCACACAGCGGCGCCAAACCACTGTACTCTGACAGATGAAAGTTCTGCTGCGCACACTCGACTTCTTGCCTCCCAGCGTCTAATCTGTGATAGTGCACCTCATCCGTCCTCTCTGAAACACCAGCCGCAGAGTACAGTGGTGATGGCGGAGGCGGACTCTGCCTGTGATCACAAAGTGCCAGAGGAGGCAGCGAAGCCGCAAGAACCCGCAGAGAACAGACCGACCTCCACAGTTACTGAAGGAACCAAACCTTCAGGTAAACCGTCTCTACCTAAAACAGAAGACAGAGATACCGAAGGACCGAGCGTTGGTGGTCTCAGTCCCTCCACAGAGAACAAGCCAACCTTCATGGTGTCTGAAGGAACCAAACCTTCAGGGAAACCGTCTCTACCTAAAACAGAAGACAGTGATACCGAAGGACCGAGCGTTGGTGGTCTCAGTCCCTCCACAGAGAACAAACCAACCTTCATGGTGTCTGAAGGAACCAAACCTTCAGGGAAGCCGTCTCTACCtaaaacagaagagagggaTACTGAAGAACTgagctctgtgattggacagCAGAACTTCAATCTGAGGCGACGTCAATCCAAAGTGTCTCTGTTCAGATTGCAGTTGTCCCAGCCCCGACCTGGATGTCCCCGACCTGGTGTCAGTCTCCCTGTAGAGAACATACCGACCGTCTCGGTGTCTGAGGAACCCAAACCTTCAGGTAAACCTTCTCCACCTCAAACAGAAGACGGAGATACTGAAGGGCCgagctctgtgattggacagaAGGACTTCAGTCTGAGCCAATATCAGCCTAGAGTGTCTCTGTTGAGACTACCTTTGTCCCTGCCCCGACCTGGACGTCCCCTCCCTGGTTTCATTCTGATCCCTGGAGACACTGAAGATGAGGTTTATGTGGAAGAGGTTGGTGAAGACTCTCAG tccTACGTTGATGATGTCTCCGATGACTTATGGGATTCCACGGACCCTCTGTCGTCTCCATCGTCTCCTGTGACCCTGCAGATACTTTCCTGCTCTGCTTGTGGATCTGCTCACGCTTCAATAATCTGTTTGTCCTGCAGCCGAGGATACCACAGAGACTGTCACCTTCCCCCTGTTGGACCTGACATTTG GTCAGAGTGGATCTGTTCGTTGTGTCAGGACCTGTCCGACCCCTCGGACCCCTACAGCTCTGAAAGGCCACAGAGTCCACAGAGTCCCTGCCTCAGTCTGCTGGACCAGAGG aggTGTGagagtctgctgctgcagctgaaggttGAAGGCTGCACTCCACTGTCTGAG gtcGGTGATGTTTGGTCTCGTCTGACGTTGATCTCGGAGCGTCTGACTCTCCGTCGCTCTCCTCATTATCGAACAGCTGCAGAGTTTCTGTCGGACATCTGGCGTCTGTTCAAGGCGACATCGTCCTCTCAG GACGACCTCGTCCTGAACAAACTGCAGGAGACGTTTCACCTCAGGTTGAAGGAGACGTTCAGTTCAGAGCTTCATCATCCACCTGTGACACCACCCAGctcagagaggggggagaggtcTGCAGACCTCCACCAGGACCCCCCAGACACAGACACCAACCAGTCCAGACTGAAGGACACCAGGAAGAGGCTCAGAGACTTCCTGACTCTGATGGGACCCTCAGGAGCCAAGAGGACGAAGACGGACAAGACGGAGGAGTGA
- the trim33l gene encoding E3 ubiquitin-protein ligase TRIM33 isoform X2, with the protein MSSLLNMETTGDPGNGLSQQCCSCVSSSSRCWCVDCREALCDDCVVAHRRVTVTRSHRILNQKPDQSTTDQSTTDQSTTDQSTTGEISAPPTKFCRHHPSEPLKLYCFTCYQYTCRDCQLMAHMNHRYQFVTEALVNMKKQLEAWVQPIRAQRETVRRSLQDMETRLRDIARGESQLKTELQSSYKICSEILQKRMRDILEEVKKASQSECVWIQRRMEKLKKLQEKQLLLTKTTDKARNIQELSALFTWSAHIKCQLKDVRDQDPSPPQTMSQLQVLVDGKTMGNLLNFGELKVTWIPFSVSQTSNQNTPDTSSPYPAVTPPTSTSLAPSCKTLPQTRTTNDTASLVPVQHPPSSLSSLSLPPPPKTRTSTSNQSCLPPSSCPNLNQPTQPVQSQSSSTLTLVSQQLPIRSGLSLSKALSPSCTVQLVQPAVVLNQPTLVPLITAQTQTVYQVSGSSVALYPVMPQLPQLLLCQTVSCPPVSGSCQNLPAASAENSISVGQSHTAAPNHCTLTDESSAAHTRLLASQRLICDSAPHPSSLKHQPQSTVVMAEADSACDHKVPEEAAKPQEPAENRPTSTVTEGTKPSGKPSLPKTEDRDTEGPSVGGLSPSTENKPTFMVSEGTKPSGKPSLPKTEDSDTEGPSVGGLSPSTENKPTFMVSEGTKPSGKPSLPKTEERDTEELSSVIGQQNFNLRRRQSKVSLFRLQLSQPRPGCPRPGVSLPVENIPTVSVSEEPKPSGKPSPPQTEDGDTEGPSSVIGQKDFSLSQYQPRVSLLRLPLSLPRPGRPLPGFILIPGDTEDEVYVEEVGEDSQSYVDDVSDDLWDSTDPLSSPSSPVTLQILSCSACGSAHASIICLSCSRGYHRDCHLPPVGPDIWSEWICSLCQDLSDPSDPYSSERPQSPQSPCLSLLDQRRCESLLLQLKVEGCTPLSEVGDVWSRLTLISERLTLRRSPHYRTAAEFLSDIWRLFKATSSSQDDLVLNKLQETFHLRLKETFSSELHHPPVTPPSSERGERSADLHQDPPDTDTNQSRLKDTRKRLRDFLTLMGPSGAKRTKTDKTEE; encoded by the exons aTGAGTTCTCTTCTCAACATGGAGACAACAGGAGATCCAGGAAACGGCCTCAGTCAGCAG tgctgcagctgtgtctcctcctcgtcCAGATGTTGGTGTGTGGACTGTAGAGAAGCTCTGTGTGACGACTGTGTGGTGGCTCATCGCAGAGTCACTGTGACCAGATCCCATCGGATCCTGAACCAGAAGCCAGATCAGTCCACTACAGACCAGTCCACTACAGACCAGTCCACCACAG ACCAGTCCACCACAG GAGAGATCTCGGCTCCTCCCACCAAGTTCTGCAGACATCACCCATCTGAGCCGCTCAAACTCTACTGTTTCACCTGTTACCAGTACACCTGTAGAGACTGTCAGCTGATGGCTCACATGAACCACAG GTATCAGTTTGTCACTGAAGCACTGGTCAATAtgaagaagcagctggaggcctgggttcagccaatcagagcgcagagagaaacagtgaggCGCAGCCTGCAGGACATGGAGACTAG GCTGCGGGACATCGCCCGGGGGGAGAGTCAGCTGAAGACGGAGCTGCAGAGTTCTTATAAGATCTGTTCTGAGATCCTGCAGAAGAGGATGAGAGACATCCTGGAGGAGGTCAAG aAGGCGTCtcagtcagagtgtgtgtggatcCAAAGGAGGatggagaagctgaagaagctgcaggagaagcAGCTCTTACTGACTAAAACCACAGACAAGGCCAGAAACATCCAGGAGCTGTCCGCTCTGTTCACCTGGTCGGCACAT ATCAAGTGTCAGCTGAAGGATGTTCGAGACCAGGACCCGTCTCCCCCTCAAACCATGTCCCAGCTGCAGGTCCTCGTTGACGGGAAGACTATGGGAAACCTTTTAAACTTTG GTGAACTTAAAGTTACATGGatccctttctctgtctcacaaaCCTCCAATCAGAACACTCCAGACACCTCCAGCCCCTACCCTGCTGTCAcccctcccacctccacctctctggCACCTTCCTGCAAGACTCTTCCCCAGACTAGGACCACTAATGACACTGCCTCACTTGTTCCAGTACAGCATCCCCCTTCGTCTTTGTCATCCTTGTCCttgcccccccctcccaaaaCCAGGACCTCTACGTCCAATCAGTCGtgtctgcctccctcctcctgcccaAACCTCAACCAACCAACTCAACCTGTTCAGTCTCAGTCCTCCTCGACTCTGACGTTGGTGTCTCAGCAGCTGCCTATCAGGTCAGGTTTGTCCCTGTCCAAAGCTCTGTCTCCATCCTGTACTGTTCAACTCGTCCAACCGGCTGTAGTTCTGAACCAGCCCACCCTCGTTCCCCTGATCACAGCTCAAACTCAGACTGTGTACCAGGTGTCCGGCAGCTCCGTCGCCCTCTACCCAGTCATGCCTCAGTTGCCTCAGTTGCTGCTCTGTCAGACTGTGTCTTGCCCTCCGGTCTCAggaagttgtcaaaatcttcctGCAGCCTCCGCAGAAAACTCAATCTCTGTTGGACAGAGCCACACAGCGGCGCCAAACCACTGTACTCTGACAGATGAAAGTTCTGCTGCGCACACTCGACTTCTTGCCTCCCAGCGTCTAATCTGTGATAGTGCACCTCATCCGTCCTCTCTGAAACACCAGCCGCAGAGTACAGTGGTGATGGCGGAGGCGGACTCTGCCTGTGATCACAAAGTGCCAGAGGAGGCAGCGAAGCCGCAAGAACCCGCAGAGAACAGACCGACCTCCACAGTTACTGAAGGAACCAAACCTTCAGGTAAACCGTCTCTACCTAAAACAGAAGACAGAGATACCGAAGGACCGAGCGTTGGTGGTCTCAGTCCCTCCACAGAGAACAAGCCAACCTTCATGGTGTCTGAAGGAACCAAACCTTCAGGGAAACCGTCTCTACCTAAAACAGAAGACAGTGATACCGAAGGACCGAGCGTTGGTGGTCTCAGTCCCTCCACAGAGAACAAACCAACCTTCATGGTGTCTGAAGGAACCAAACCTTCAGGGAAGCCGTCTCTACCtaaaacagaagagagggaTACTGAAGAACTgagctctgtgattggacagCAGAACTTCAATCTGAGGCGACGTCAATCCAAAGTGTCTCTGTTCAGATTGCAGTTGTCCCAGCCCCGACCTGGATGTCCCCGACCTGGTGTCAGTCTCCCTGTAGAGAACATACCGACCGTCTCGGTGTCTGAGGAACCCAAACCTTCAGGTAAACCTTCTCCACCTCAAACAGAAGACGGAGATACTGAAGGGCCgagctctgtgattggacagaAGGACTTCAGTCTGAGCCAATATCAGCCTAGAGTGTCTCTGTTGAGACTACCTTTGTCCCTGCCCCGACCTGGACGTCCCCTCCCTGGTTTCATTCTGATCCCTGGAGACACTGAAGATGAGGTTTATGTGGAAGAGGTTGGTGAAGACTCTCAG tccTACGTTGATGATGTCTCCGATGACTTATGGGATTCCACGGACCCTCTGTCGTCTCCATCGTCTCCTGTGACCCTGCAGATACTTTCCTGCTCTGCTTGTGGATCTGCTCACGCTTCAATAATCTGTTTGTCCTGCAGCCGAGGATACCACAGAGACTGTCACCTTCCCCCTGTTGGACCTGACATTTG GTCAGAGTGGATCTGTTCGTTGTGTCAGGACCTGTCCGACCCCTCGGACCCCTACAGCTCTGAAAGGCCACAGAGTCCACAGAGTCCCTGCCTCAGTCTGCTGGACCAGAGG aggTGTGagagtctgctgctgcagctgaaggttGAAGGCTGCACTCCACTGTCTGAG gtcGGTGATGTTTGGTCTCGTCTGACGTTGATCTCGGAGCGTCTGACTCTCCGTCGCTCTCCTCATTATCGAACAGCTGCAGAGTTTCTGTCGGACATCTGGCGTCTGTTCAAGGCGACATCGTCCTCTCAG GACGACCTCGTCCTGAACAAACTGCAGGAGACGTTTCACCTCAGGTTGAAGGAGACGTTCAGTTCAGAGCTTCATCATCCACCTGTGACACCACCCAGctcagagaggggggagaggtcTGCAGACCTCCACCAGGACCCCCCAGACACAGACACCAACCAGTCCAGACTGAAGGACACCAGGAAGAGGCTCAGAGACTTCCTGACTCTGATGGGACCCTCAGGAGCCAAGAGGACGAAGACGGACAAGACGGAGGAGTGA
- the trim33l gene encoding E3 ubiquitin-protein ligase TRIM33 isoform X3: protein MSSLLNMETTGDPGNGLSQQCCSCVSSSSRCWCVDCREALCDDCVVAHRRVTVTRSHRILNQKPDQSTTDQSTTDQSTTGQSTTGEISAPPTKFCRHHPSEPLKLYCFTCYQYTCRDCQLMAHMNHRYQFVTEALVNMKKQLEAWVQPIRAQRETVRRSLQDMETRLRDIARGESQLKTELQSSYKICSEILQKRMRDILEEVKKASQSECVWIQRRMEKLKKLQEKQLLLTKTTDKARNIQELSALFTWSAHIKCQLKDVRDQDPSPPQTMSQLQVLVDGKTMGNLLNFGELKVTWIPFSVSQTSNQNTPDTSSPYPAVTPPTSTSLAPSCKTLPQTRTTNDTASLVPVQHPPSSLSSLSLPPPPKTRTSTSNQSCLPPSSCPNLNQPTQPVQSQSSSTLTLVSQQLPIRSGLSLSKALSPSCTVQLVQPAVVLNQPTLVPLITAQTQTVYQVSGSSVALYPVMPQLPQLLLCQTVSCPPVSGSCQNLPAASAENSISVGQSHTAAPNHCTLTDESSAAHTRLLASQRLICDSAPHPSSLKHQPQSTVVMAEADSACDHKVPEEAAKPQEPAENRPTSTVTEGTKPSGKPSLPKTEDRDTEGPSVGGLSPSTENKPTFMVSEGTKPSGKPSLPKTEDSDTEGPSVGGLSPSTENKPTFMVSEGTKPSGKPSLPKTEERDTEELSSVIGQQNFNLRRRQSKVSLFRLQLSQPRPGCPRPGVSLPVENIPTVSVSEEPKPSGKPSPPQTEDGDTEGPSSVIGQKDFSLSQYQPRVSLLRLPLSLPRPGRPLPGFILIPGDTEDEVYVEEVGEDSQSYVDDVSDDLWDSTDPLSSPSSPVTLQILSCSACGSAHASIICLSCSRGYHRDCHLPPVGPDIWSEWICSLCQDLSDPSDPYSSERPQSPQSPCLSLLDQRRCESLLLQLKVEGCTPLSEVGDVWSRLTLISERLTLRRSPHYRTAAEFLSDIWRLFKATSSSQDDLVLNKLQETFHLRLKETFSSELHHPPVTPPSSERGERSADLHQDPPDTDTNQSRLKDTRKRLRDFLTLMGPSGAKRTKTDKTEE, encoded by the exons aTGAGTTCTCTTCTCAACATGGAGACAACAGGAGATCCAGGAAACGGCCTCAGTCAGCAG tgctgcagctgtgtctcctcctcgtcCAGATGTTGGTGTGTGGACTGTAGAGAAGCTCTGTGTGACGACTGTGTGGTGGCTCATCGCAGAGTCACTGTGACCAGATCCCATCGGATCCTGAACCAGAAGCCAGATCAGTCCACTACAGACCAGTCCACTACAGACCAGTCCACCACAGGTCAGTCCACCACAG GAGAGATCTCGGCTCCTCCCACCAAGTTCTGCAGACATCACCCATCTGAGCCGCTCAAACTCTACTGTTTCACCTGTTACCAGTACACCTGTAGAGACTGTCAGCTGATGGCTCACATGAACCACAG GTATCAGTTTGTCACTGAAGCACTGGTCAATAtgaagaagcagctggaggcctgggttcagccaatcagagcgcagagagaaacagtgaggCGCAGCCTGCAGGACATGGAGACTAG GCTGCGGGACATCGCCCGGGGGGAGAGTCAGCTGAAGACGGAGCTGCAGAGTTCTTATAAGATCTGTTCTGAGATCCTGCAGAAGAGGATGAGAGACATCCTGGAGGAGGTCAAG aAGGCGTCtcagtcagagtgtgtgtggatcCAAAGGAGGatggagaagctgaagaagctgcaggagaagcAGCTCTTACTGACTAAAACCACAGACAAGGCCAGAAACATCCAGGAGCTGTCCGCTCTGTTCACCTGGTCGGCACAT ATCAAGTGTCAGCTGAAGGATGTTCGAGACCAGGACCCGTCTCCCCCTCAAACCATGTCCCAGCTGCAGGTCCTCGTTGACGGGAAGACTATGGGAAACCTTTTAAACTTTG GTGAACTTAAAGTTACATGGatccctttctctgtctcacaaaCCTCCAATCAGAACACTCCAGACACCTCCAGCCCCTACCCTGCTGTCAcccctcccacctccacctctctggCACCTTCCTGCAAGACTCTTCCCCAGACTAGGACCACTAATGACACTGCCTCACTTGTTCCAGTACAGCATCCCCCTTCGTCTTTGTCATCCTTGTCCttgcccccccctcccaaaaCCAGGACCTCTACGTCCAATCAGTCGtgtctgcctccctcctcctgcccaAACCTCAACCAACCAACTCAACCTGTTCAGTCTCAGTCCTCCTCGACTCTGACGTTGGTGTCTCAGCAGCTGCCTATCAGGTCAGGTTTGTCCCTGTCCAAAGCTCTGTCTCCATCCTGTACTGTTCAACTCGTCCAACCGGCTGTAGTTCTGAACCAGCCCACCCTCGTTCCCCTGATCACAGCTCAAACTCAGACTGTGTACCAGGTGTCCGGCAGCTCCGTCGCCCTCTACCCAGTCATGCCTCAGTTGCCTCAGTTGCTGCTCTGTCAGACTGTGTCTTGCCCTCCGGTCTCAggaagttgtcaaaatcttcctGCAGCCTCCGCAGAAAACTCAATCTCTGTTGGACAGAGCCACACAGCGGCGCCAAACCACTGTACTCTGACAGATGAAAGTTCTGCTGCGCACACTCGACTTCTTGCCTCCCAGCGTCTAATCTGTGATAGTGCACCTCATCCGTCCTCTCTGAAACACCAGCCGCAGAGTACAGTGGTGATGGCGGAGGCGGACTCTGCCTGTGATCACAAAGTGCCAGAGGAGGCAGCGAAGCCGCAAGAACCCGCAGAGAACAGACCGACCTCCACAGTTACTGAAGGAACCAAACCTTCAGGTAAACCGTCTCTACCTAAAACAGAAGACAGAGATACCGAAGGACCGAGCGTTGGTGGTCTCAGTCCCTCCACAGAGAACAAGCCAACCTTCATGGTGTCTGAAGGAACCAAACCTTCAGGGAAACCGTCTCTACCTAAAACAGAAGACAGTGATACCGAAGGACCGAGCGTTGGTGGTCTCAGTCCCTCCACAGAGAACAAACCAACCTTCATGGTGTCTGAAGGAACCAAACCTTCAGGGAAGCCGTCTCTACCtaaaacagaagagagggaTACTGAAGAACTgagctctgtgattggacagCAGAACTTCAATCTGAGGCGACGTCAATCCAAAGTGTCTCTGTTCAGATTGCAGTTGTCCCAGCCCCGACCTGGATGTCCCCGACCTGGTGTCAGTCTCCCTGTAGAGAACATACCGACCGTCTCGGTGTCTGAGGAACCCAAACCTTCAGGTAAACCTTCTCCACCTCAAACAGAAGACGGAGATACTGAAGGGCCgagctctgtgattggacagaAGGACTTCAGTCTGAGCCAATATCAGCCTAGAGTGTCTCTGTTGAGACTACCTTTGTCCCTGCCCCGACCTGGACGTCCCCTCCCTGGTTTCATTCTGATCCCTGGAGACACTGAAGATGAGGTTTATGTGGAAGAGGTTGGTGAAGACTCTCAG tccTACGTTGATGATGTCTCCGATGACTTATGGGATTCCACGGACCCTCTGTCGTCTCCATCGTCTCCTGTGACCCTGCAGATACTTTCCTGCTCTGCTTGTGGATCTGCTCACGCTTCAATAATCTGTTTGTCCTGCAGCCGAGGATACCACAGAGACTGTCACCTTCCCCCTGTTGGACCTGACATTTG GTCAGAGTGGATCTGTTCGTTGTGTCAGGACCTGTCCGACCCCTCGGACCCCTACAGCTCTGAAAGGCCACAGAGTCCACAGAGTCCCTGCCTCAGTCTGCTGGACCAGAGG aggTGTGagagtctgctgctgcagctgaaggttGAAGGCTGCACTCCACTGTCTGAG gtcGGTGATGTTTGGTCTCGTCTGACGTTGATCTCGGAGCGTCTGACTCTCCGTCGCTCTCCTCATTATCGAACAGCTGCAGAGTTTCTGTCGGACATCTGGCGTCTGTTCAAGGCGACATCGTCCTCTCAG GACGACCTCGTCCTGAACAAACTGCAGGAGACGTTTCACCTCAGGTTGAAGGAGACGTTCAGTTCAGAGCTTCATCATCCACCTGTGACACCACCCAGctcagagaggggggagaggtcTGCAGACCTCCACCAGGACCCCCCAGACACAGACACCAACCAGTCCAGACTGAAGGACACCAGGAAGAGGCTCAGAGACTTCCTGACTCTGATGGGACCCTCAGGAGCCAAGAGGACGAAGACGGACAAGACGGAGGAGTGA